A single region of the Pseudomonadales bacterium genome encodes:
- a CDS encoding aromatic ring-hydroxylating dioxygenase subunit alpha, which yields LNIVPKPGHGVAVRLLPDNAPLQQRIAGMDGLTMYDAETIEYMQTQHAEVEQRLGKLRARLKPLCYSVYPNLSLLWPNSTLRVSHPRGAGKTEYWSWWVVDKDIPDAIKLKLQKNYTFLFGPGGLLEQEDSEAWSQQYIGNCTDYADDQHLFFGLGAGEEYPHPELPGMAGNIVNEFYAREFYTRWRHELEQGMQSDQSHDALLAFNRLD from the coding sequence GCCTCAACATTGTACCTAAGCCCGGTCACGGTGTTGCGGTTCGCTTACTGCCAGACAATGCACCATTGCAGCAACGCATTGCAGGCATGGATGGCCTCACCATGTACGATGCTGAAACCATAGAGTATATGCAAACACAGCATGCCGAGGTAGAACAGCGACTGGGCAAACTGCGCGCGAGGCTTAAACCTCTGTGCTACAGCGTATACCCAAATTTATCCTTATTGTGGCCGAATAGCACTCTGCGCGTTAGCCACCCGCGCGGCGCGGGTAAAACCGAGTATTGGAGCTGGTGGGTGGTTGATAAAGATATTCCCGACGCGATTAAGCTGAAGCTGCAAAAAAACTATACCTTTTTATTTGGCCCAGGCGGGCTGTTAGAGCAGGAAGACAGCGAGGCTTGGTCGCAACAATATATTGGTAACTGCACCGACTACGCTGACGACCAGCATCTGTTTTTTGGCTTAGGTGCTGGCGAGGAATATCCACACCCCGAGCTTCCCGGCATGGCGGGCAATATTGTTAATGAGTTTTACGCCCGTGAGTTTTATACCCGTTGGCGCCATGAATTAGAACAGGGTATGCAAAGCGATCAGAGTCACGACGCCTTGCTCGCTTTTAACCGATTGGATTAA
- the pyrF gene encoding orotidine-5'-phosphate decarboxylase translates to MKDKNILIALDFDDIDVMYQLVDQLDPSQCRLKVGKELFTRFGPDLVRQLQAKGFDIFLDLKFHDIPNTVAKAVASAAELGVWMVNVHASGGSKMISAAKEALKPYGDKAPLLIAVTVLTSMSQDDLDELGLPTAAEQVAKLAQLAAKAGADGVVCSALEAATIKQLCGDDFVTVTPGIRPQGSSTDDQQRIMTPSRAVANGADYLVIGRPITQAKEPMTALSNIHAELTA, encoded by the coding sequence ATGAAAGATAAAAACATACTCATCGCGTTAGACTTCGACGATATTGATGTGATGTATCAGCTGGTTGATCAGCTTGATCCGAGCCAGTGCAGGCTGAAAGTTGGCAAGGAGTTGTTTACCCGTTTTGGTCCAGATTTAGTGCGGCAGCTGCAGGCCAAAGGCTTTGATATATTTTTAGATTTAAAATTTCACGATATTCCAAACACCGTGGCAAAAGCCGTAGCCAGTGCTGCAGAGCTGGGTGTATGGATGGTGAATGTGCACGCTTCAGGCGGCAGTAAAATGATTAGCGCGGCGAAAGAGGCCTTAAAGCCTTATGGCGATAAAGCACCACTATTGATTGCCGTCACCGTGCTTACGTCTATGAGCCAAGACGACTTAGACGAACTCGGTTTGCCAACAGCTGCCGAGCAGGTTGCAAAGCTTGCTCAGCTTGCGGCTAAGGCAGGCGCTGATGGGGTGGTGTGTTCAGCCTTAGAGGCGGCAACAATCAAGCAGCTCTGCGGTGATGATTTTGTCACGGTCACCCCCGGTATTCGCCCACAAGGCTCAAGCACAGACGATCAGCAGCGTATTATGACGCCAAGCAGGGCGGTGGCGAATGGTGCTGATTATTTAGTGATCGGACGGCCGATTACTCAAGCAAAAGAACCTATGACTGCATTATCGAATATTCATGCAGAACTGACGGCCTAG
- a CDS encoding LapA family protein, with product MQQLIRRILFALIALALAAYVVFFTLANHQLLDLDLLFIQLNQVPVELALILSFIAGGLSGIVAAFGWVMHYRKQLNKARIDLKRAGL from the coding sequence ATGCAGCAGTTGATACGCCGTATACTATTCGCGCTTATTGCTCTTGCCCTTGCCGCTTACGTGGTGTTCTTTACTCTTGCTAATCATCAGCTCTTAGATCTTGATCTCTTGTTTATTCAGCTAAATCAGGTGCCGGTTGAACTGGCCTTGATACTCAGCTTTATTGCCGGCGGCTTAAGCGGTATCGTGGCTGCGTTTGGCTGGGTCATGCATTACCGCAAACAGCTGAATAAAGCCCGAATTGATTTAAAGCGCGCTGGCTTATAA
- the ihfB gene encoding integration host factor subunit beta, whose protein sequence is MTKSELIERIAEMQPQLSPKDVELAVKTILEQMSDALADGQRIEIRGFGSFSLHYRAPRKGRNPKTGESVQLDGKYVPHFKPGKEMRERVNASIND, encoded by the coding sequence ATGACAAAGTCTGAGTTGATTGAGCGCATTGCTGAGATGCAGCCACAATTATCGCCGAAAGACGTCGAGCTGGCAGTGAAAACTATCCTAGAACAAATGTCAGACGCCCTAGCAGATGGCCAACGTATCGAAATTCGTGGCTTTGGCAGCTTCTCACTGCACTACCGTGCGCCGCGCAAAGGCCGCAACCCTAAAACTGGCGAGTCAGTACAGTTAGACGGTAAATACGTGCCACACTTCAAACCCGGCAAAGAAATGCGCGAACGCGTGAATGCTTCTATTAATGATTAA
- the rpsA gene encoding 30S ribosomal protein S1 has translation MSESFAELFEQSLQTLEMQPGAIVTGIVVDVDGDFVTVHAGLKSEGVIPKTQFIDENGDVSVQIGDEVQVSLEAVEDGFGETKLSREKAKRAEAWKELEKANENDEVVMGLISGKVKGGFTVDVKTIRAFLPGSLVDVRPIRDTNHLEGKTLEFKVIKLDSKRNNVVVSRRAVLEQANSEEREQLLATLEEGQVAKGIVKNLTDYGAFVDLGGVDGLLHITDMSWKRIKHPSEIVAVGDEIDVRVLKFDKEKNRVSLGLKQLGSDPWVDVQDRYPIGARTKAVVTNLTDYGCFAELEEGIEGLVHVSEMDWTNKNVHPSKVVSLGDEVEVMVLEIDEERRRISLGIKQCQANPWDEFAGKFEKGDKVSGTIKSITDFGIFIGLDGNIDGLVHLSDISWNEAGEEAVRQFKKGDEIDTVILSVDSERERISLGIKQLADDPFGSYTDANDKGSVVKGTIKEVDEKAAIITLADEVEAILKVQDIARERTEDARSVLTAGDEIEVKIVNVDRKNRTVQVSIKALEIADEKEALKAQKEKESENISATTIGDLIKQEMDK, from the coding sequence ATGAGCGAATCTTTCGCGGAACTCTTTGAGCAGAGTTTACAAACTCTAGAAATGCAACCCGGCGCAATTGTAACCGGCATCGTGGTTGATGTTGACGGTGATTTCGTAACCGTTCACGCTGGCCTTAAATCTGAAGGCGTTATCCCAAAAACCCAATTTATCGATGAGAACGGTGATGTATCGGTTCAAATTGGTGATGAAGTACAAGTTTCTTTAGAAGCCGTAGAAGACGGTTTCGGTGAAACCAAGCTTTCACGCGAAAAAGCTAAGCGTGCTGAAGCTTGGAAAGAGCTAGAAAAAGCCAATGAAAACGACGAAGTCGTGATGGGTCTGATCTCTGGTAAGGTGAAAGGCGGTTTCACTGTAGACGTGAAAACAATTCGCGCTTTCTTACCGGGTTCATTAGTTGATGTTCGCCCAATTCGCGACACCAACCACCTTGAAGGCAAAACTCTCGAATTTAAAGTGATCAAACTAGACAGCAAGCGCAACAACGTTGTTGTTTCTCGTCGCGCTGTACTTGAGCAAGCAAACTCTGAAGAGCGTGAGCAGTTACTTGCTACCCTTGAAGAGGGTCAAGTGGCTAAAGGTATTGTGAAAAACCTTACCGACTATGGTGCCTTTGTTGACCTTGGTGGTGTTGACGGTCTTCTTCACATCACTGACATGTCTTGGAAGCGCATCAAGCACCCATCAGAAATTGTTGCTGTGGGTGATGAAATTGACGTTCGCGTTCTTAAGTTTGACAAAGAAAAGAACCGTGTATCACTAGGTCTTAAGCAGTTAGGCTCTGATCCTTGGGTTGATGTACAAGATCGTTACCCAATCGGTGCGAGAACGAAAGCTGTTGTTACCAATCTGACCGATTACGGCTGCTTTGCAGAGCTTGAAGAGGGCATCGAAGGTCTTGTTCACGTTTCTGAAATGGATTGGACCAACAAAAACGTTCACCCATCGAAAGTTGTTTCTTTAGGTGACGAAGTTGAAGTGATGGTGCTTGAGATTGATGAAGAGCGTCGTCGTATTTCACTGGGTATCAAACAGTGTCAAGCTAACCCTTGGGATGAGTTTGCTGGTAAATTCGAAAAAGGCGATAAAGTTTCAGGTACGATCAAGTCGATTACCGATTTCGGTATCTTCATCGGTCTTGATGGCAACATTGATGGCCTTGTGCACTTATCAGACATCTCTTGGAACGAAGCGGGCGAAGAAGCTGTGCGTCAATTCAAGAAAGGTGACGAGATTGACACCGTTATCTTATCGGTTGACTCAGAGCGTGAGCGCATCTCTTTAGGCATTAAGCAATTAGCAGATGACCCATTTGGTAGCTACACCGATGCCAACGATAAAGGCAGCGTTGTTAAAGGCACCATCAAAGAAGTTGATGAAAAAGCCGCGATTATCACCCTAGCTGATGAAGTTGAAGCGATCTTGAAAGTTCAAGACATTGCGCGCGAGCGTACTGAAGATGCTCGCAGCGTATTAACTGCGGGTGATGAGATTGAAGTTAAGATTGTTAACGTTGATCGTAAAAACCGCACGGTTCAAGTCTCAATCAAGGCGCTTGAAATTGCTGATGAAAAAGAAGCATTAAAAGCACAGAAAGAGAAAGAATCTGAAAATATTTCAGCGACGACCATCGGTGATTTGATCAAGCAGGAAATGGATAAATAA
- the cmk gene encoding (d)CMP kinase has translation MALDKKLITIDGPSGAGKGTVSQRLAKQLGWAFLDSGAIYRLCGLACLKSGIAFEDVAAVAELARNLDIEFKLDGEVLLTLLDGEEVTAQLRTEEGGAAASRVAPIAAVREALLLRQRAFASDKGLVADGRDMGTIVFPDAPIKVYLTASAEERANRRYKQLTEAGNSVNLRAILEDIQARDARDMNREVAPLKPADDAVVIDSTELSIDQVLAKILALLP, from the coding sequence ATGGCATTAGACAAAAAACTGATCACAATCGATGGCCCCTCAGGCGCTGGTAAAGGTACTGTTAGCCAGCGGCTAGCAAAGCAGCTGGGCTGGGCATTTTTAGATAGTGGTGCCATTTACCGTTTGTGTGGTTTGGCTTGTTTAAAGTCTGGGATTGCGTTTGAAGACGTTGCTGCGGTGGCCGAATTAGCCCGCAACTTAGATATCGAATTCAAGCTAGATGGCGAGGTCTTATTAACCTTGCTTGACGGTGAGGAAGTGACTGCCCAGTTGCGCACAGAAGAAGGCGGCGCAGCGGCTTCAAGAGTGGCACCGATTGCTGCGGTAAGAGAGGCCTTATTGCTGCGTCAGCGCGCTTTTGCAAGCGATAAAGGCTTGGTTGCCGACGGCAGAGATATGGGCACGATAGTGTTCCCCGACGCACCAATAAAAGTGTATTTAACGGCATCGGCTGAAGAGCGCGCCAATCGTCGTTATAAACAGTTGACGGAGGCCGGTAATTCGGTTAATCTCCGCGCCATTTTAGAGGATATACAAGCGCGCGATGCACGTGATATGAATCGCGAAGTAGCGCCTCTAAAGCCAGCGGATGATGCGGTGGTCATTGATTCCACTGAGTTAAGCATTGATCAAGTGCTGGCAAAAATTTTAGCGCTATTACCCTAG